In a genomic window of Deinococcus proteolyticus MRP:
- a CDS encoding replication initiator protein A, which translates to MPLNEKTAATQIDELNLSQLNLISAVDKAENSEWEVSYEHGGRVVQIRCEALPKYSVPHGLDNDVSAALINLFMDSGMPEDGRFTISATALLRLCGWHNTGHYHATLKTSLERLHTSSYTVSGGWRDHPRGRWTHAKFHFIESLQFTTAGSGQFDERTVIKGRLADALIESLRGGYVKPLDSEFMLSLSRPRTRVLYRILDGARYDPENLEQYRDQYEVGLLAWAEQCRIPNSVPGNVRRALSGPHEELVERGYLRSVTISGRGKQQRIRYEFNENFIQVNPALLQRLQGYGIADGVARRLSNELGSAALHAHMDRFDWLVRTGVLVVKKSRAAALMHLIQHPDEYPYPLQAPEKAEKAPAKAKAARNPEPLLEPPSVAQEFAKLSVEEAAERGISRLGFHFRQDLSPLLLDQLRQAFLDGRLSPAAVLEDAMAAVARMKKAEFLEALREKLELRH; encoded by the coding sequence ATGCCCCTGAACGAGAAGACTGCTGCCACCCAGATCGACGAGCTCAATCTTTCGCAGCTCAATCTCATCTCAGCGGTAGACAAGGCGGAGAACAGCGAGTGGGAAGTCAGCTATGAGCATGGTGGCCGTGTCGTTCAGATTCGCTGCGAAGCCCTGCCCAAGTACTCCGTACCGCATGGCCTCGACAACGACGTCAGTGCAGCCCTCATCAACCTCTTCATGGATAGCGGCATGCCGGAGGACGGCCGGTTCACCATCAGTGCCACGGCACTGCTGAGGCTCTGCGGCTGGCACAATACGGGTCACTACCATGCGACGCTCAAGACCTCTCTTGAGCGCCTGCATACCTCCTCGTATACGGTCAGCGGCGGCTGGCGTGACCATCCACGCGGGCGCTGGACCCATGCCAAGTTTCATTTCATCGAATCCCTGCAGTTCACGACGGCCGGCTCAGGTCAGTTTGACGAACGGACCGTCATCAAGGGCCGGCTGGCGGACGCGCTTATCGAGAGTCTGCGGGGCGGTTACGTCAAACCACTGGATTCTGAGTTTATGCTCTCGCTGTCCAGGCCCAGAACGCGGGTGCTGTACCGCATTCTCGACGGTGCCCGGTATGACCCGGAGAATCTGGAGCAGTACCGTGACCAGTATGAGGTCGGACTGCTGGCCTGGGCCGAGCAGTGCCGGATTCCCAACTCCGTTCCTGGGAACGTGCGCCGCGCACTCAGCGGTCCACATGAGGAACTGGTCGAGCGAGGGTATCTGCGCTCGGTCACCATTTCCGGCCGCGGGAAGCAGCAGCGAATCCGGTACGAGTTCAACGAGAATTTCATCCAGGTCAATCCGGCACTCCTGCAGAGGCTGCAAGGTTACGGCATCGCCGACGGGGTCGCCAGGCGGCTGAGCAACGAATTGGGCAGTGCGGCCCTCCACGCCCATATGGACCGGTTCGACTGGTTGGTCAGGACAGGGGTGCTGGTCGTCAAGAAGAGCCGTGCGGCAGCGCTGATGCATCTGATCCAGCATCCCGACGAGTATCCTTACCCCCTACAAGCTCCTGAGAAGGCCGAGAAGGCCCCTGCGAAGGCAAAAGCGGCCAGGAACCCCGAGCCGCTTCTCGAACCCCCTTCAGTGGCCCAGGAGTTCGCCAAGCTGAGTGTGGAGGAGGCCGCCGAGCGTGGCATCTCCAGACTCGGCTTCCACTTCAGGCAGGACCTCTCCCCTCTCCTGCTCGACCAGCTCCGCCAGGCATTTCTGGACGGCCGGCTTTCGCCGGCGGCGGTGCTGGAAGACGCCATGGCAGCCGTCGCACGGATGAAAAAGGCCGAATTCCTAGAGGCTCTGCGAGAGAAACTGGAACTTCGCCACTGA
- a CDS encoding ParB/RepB/Spo0J family partition protein, which translates to MSARKPSSQLAAIVAAAQSNVEGIRQNEGERRAARQLPIGQISPSPYQARRDFSNLASLVEDIREHGVLQPILVRPLGEDRFELIAGERRWRASQEAGLTKIPAVVREFTDREALLVGLAENLQREDLNAYEIARAVIELAAAELEQPADKVRKALSSKRPEEEVLRAMDAALGLLNKDMTLRTYQRHYLPLLRLDPHLIEAIEHGASYAAVLLIRGVEKRQQQQWLPKLVSGEWSRSDLEEALRKHRSAAKAKPVPHEEYDWGSKAQEVQQGLTEERLRQLDGRQQRKARRLLEQLAELLGESTVR; encoded by the coding sequence ATGAGTGCCCGTAAGCCGAGCAGTCAACTGGCCGCCATCGTCGCCGCGGCGCAGAGTAATGTCGAGGGCATTCGTCAGAACGAGGGAGAGCGGCGCGCCGCCCGTCAACTGCCTATCGGTCAAATCTCGCCAAGTCCCTATCAGGCCAGGAGGGATTTCTCGAATCTCGCTTCACTGGTAGAAGACATCCGTGAGCACGGTGTGCTGCAGCCGATCCTGGTGCGTCCGCTCGGAGAAGACCGCTTCGAACTGATAGCAGGGGAGAGGCGCTGGCGTGCCAGTCAGGAGGCGGGGCTGACCAAAATACCGGCGGTCGTCCGCGAGTTCACTGACCGCGAAGCTCTGCTGGTGGGCCTGGCCGAGAACCTGCAGCGTGAAGACCTGAACGCCTACGAGATTGCCCGTGCCGTTATCGAGTTGGCCGCCGCCGAGCTGGAACAGCCTGCCGATAAGGTCAGGAAGGCCCTTTCCAGCAAGCGTCCTGAAGAAGAGGTACTCCGGGCGATGGACGCAGCGCTGGGCCTCCTCAACAAGGATATGACGCTAAGAACCTACCAGCGGCACTACCTTCCTCTGCTGCGTTTGGACCCCCACTTGATAGAAGCCATCGAGCACGGAGCCTCCTACGCAGCCGTACTGCTCATCAGAGGTGTTGAAAAGCGTCAGCAGCAGCAGTGGCTCCCTAAGCTGGTGTCCGGTGAATGGAGCCGCAGCGACCTGGAGGAGGCGCTGCGCAAGCACCGAAGTGCCGCGAAAGCCAAGCCGGTGCCCCATGAGGAATATGACTGGGGAAGCAAGGCGCAGGAAGTGCAGCAAGGGCTTACAGAAGAACGGTTACGCCAATTGGACGGTCGCCAGCAGAGAAAGGCTCGCCGTCTGCTGGAGCAGTTGGCCGAACTGCTTGGTGAGAGCACAGTCCGTTGA
- a CDS encoding IS6 family transposase yields MPADPKPYRHRFPKSIIQHAVWLYHRFTLSYRDIEELLFQRGIQVSHETIRDWCDKFGPNLTKELKKREPQRGSRWHLDEVCVKIKGVKQWLWRAVDEHGAVLDVLLQEHRDTEAAKTFFATLLITNEVPTAIHTDKLGSYSAAIRELPELHGAEHREVISTARCNNLVEQSHRPTRSQERSQKGFKSISRAQNFLDLHARTSNLHQHTRTTVTAETRRSNQKAAFQTWNEVALLAA; encoded by the coding sequence GTGCCTGCTGACCCTAAGCCTTACCGCCATCGTTTTCCCAAGAGCATCATTCAGCACGCGGTCTGGCTCTACCACCGCTTTACCTTGAGCTACCGAGATATCGAAGAATTGCTTTTCCAGCGAGGTATTCAAGTCAGCCACGAAACGATCCGTGACTGGTGTGACAAATTCGGCCCCAACCTTACCAAGGAACTGAAGAAACGGGAACCACAGCGTGGTTCCCGTTGGCACCTAGACGAGGTGTGCGTGAAAATCAAGGGTGTAAAGCAATGGTTATGGCGTGCAGTCGATGAGCACGGCGCTGTGCTGGACGTTCTTCTGCAAGAACATCGTGATACGGAGGCGGCGAAGACGTTCTTTGCCACGCTTCTGATCACGAATGAGGTTCCAACCGCGATCCATACGGATAAACTTGGTAGCTACAGTGCAGCGATCCGAGAACTGCCTGAGCTTCACGGTGCAGAGCACCGTGAGGTGATTTCCACTGCCAGGTGCAACAATTTGGTTGAGCAGTCGCATCGACCAACTCGGAGCCAGGAACGAAGTCAGAAAGGCTTCAAGAGTATCAGCAGAGCGCAGAATTTCCTCGACTTACACGCTAGAACCAGCAATCTGCATCAACACACTCGAACAACCGTGACTGCCGAAACCAGACGAAGCAATCAGAAAGCCGCTTTTCAAACCTGGAACGAGGTCGCACTTCTCGCGGCCTGA
- a CDS encoding ParA family protein produces the protein MTQQARTQVIMTFIHAGGAGKTTTTRDIGAELARRGYRILLVDLDPQANLTYWLGVVGLPVEQTIVPVLRDGAPLPTPQHAFGMDIIPSHLDLAQVDVLLAALHNPEGRLKKAIDKVRASGDYDFILLDAPPSLGKLTANGANAADWLIVPLPASRKGLDAIAGVREAIERYSDTNENLEVAMYLVTQATHNNTSRDVQDAYSQLIGEQLAGPIIHRPAIYGDAQVESRPIEPKQKEAHAEIAAAVDALLSRVQA, from the coding sequence ATGACCCAACAGGCAAGGACCCAAGTCATCATGACGTTTATTCACGCAGGTGGCGCGGGGAAGACGACCACCACCCGTGATATCGGCGCAGAGCTGGCGCGGCGCGGCTACCGGATTCTGCTGGTAGATCTGGACCCGCAGGCAAATCTCACCTACTGGCTCGGTGTCGTGGGCCTGCCGGTAGAGCAGACCATCGTGCCGGTCCTCCGCGACGGTGCGCCGCTGCCTACACCACAGCACGCCTTCGGGATGGATATCATTCCCAGCCATCTGGACCTCGCACAGGTAGACGTTCTGCTGGCCGCCCTCCACAACCCGGAAGGTCGTCTGAAAAAGGCCATCGACAAGGTGAGGGCCTCCGGAGACTACGACTTTATTCTGCTGGACGCGCCGCCAAGCCTGGGTAAATTGACCGCCAACGGAGCCAACGCTGCCGACTGGCTGATCGTGCCTCTTCCAGCCAGCCGAAAAGGGTTGGACGCCATTGCCGGAGTGCGCGAAGCCATCGAACGCTACTCGGATACCAACGAGAATCTGGAAGTGGCGATGTACCTGGTGACCCAGGCCACCCATAACAACACCAGCAGGGACGTGCAGGACGCCTACAGTCAGCTGATAGGGGAACAGCTCGCGGGACCCATTATCCACCGTCCAGCCATCTACGGTGATGCCCAGGTAGAAAGCCGTCCTATCGAGCCAAAGCAAAAAGAGGCACACGCTGAAATTGCTGCAGCGGTAGATGCGCTTCTCAGCCGGGTGCAAGCATGA
- a CDS encoding DUF305 domain-containing protein, translated as MVKPKKTILLTATAVLLAFPLAQAQGMNHSSMHMSDMSSMDLSGMKKLQGKAFDRAFMSAMIPHHQAAVDMAKAVLPVSKDATVKTWANAVIKDQNREINQMSAWLKANGGTDANMAKMMSGSMQGMASMVKSSKTPDVAFVQGMIPHHASAVDMANLALQQGSDQTVLKLARDIVKAQAQEMYDYRQWLKKRGL; from the coding sequence GTGGTGAAACCAAAAAAGACCATCCTCCTTACCGCAACTGCCGTTCTGCTCGCGTTTCCGCTGGCACAAGCTCAGGGCATGAATCATAGCAGCATGCACATGTCCGACATGTCGTCAATGGATCTCAGCGGCATGAAAAAACTCCAGGGCAAGGCTTTTGACCGCGCATTCATGAGCGCCATGATTCCGCACCACCAGGCTGCTGTGGACATGGCAAAGGCCGTTCTACCTGTCTCCAAAGACGCCACGGTAAAAACCTGGGCCAATGCCGTAATCAAGGATCAGAACCGCGAAATCAACCAGATGAGCGCCTGGCTGAAAGCCAACGGCGGCACCGACGCTAACATGGCGAAAATGATGTCAGGCAGCATGCAGGGCATGGCGAGCATGGTGAAGTCCTCGAAAACACCCGATGTGGCTTTCGTGCAGGGCATGATCCCGCACCACGCCTCAGCGGTGGACATGGCGAACCTGGCCTTGCAGCAGGGCAGTGACCAGACGGTGCTGAAGCTGGCCCGTGACATCGTTAAGGCCCAGGCACAGGAAATGTACGATTACCGCCAGTGGCTGAAAAAACGCGGCCTGTAA